AGGCCAACGTATCCTATACAAATGGATAAAGTATTTCTTGGGTGCAAGGAAAACAAATCTGCTGTGAGTAGTGACCGTTTCACATCCacttgtctttattttttttggcAAAGTGCACGGATTcgaagttggaactttttcaagaaCACGTAacagactatgttgaagattacacTTTTTTTTCCTTTCTACGGACGCATATCTGCAGAGCACTTTTTTTTTAGAGGTCTGCAGAGCACTTCTTTGTAAGTTCCACACCTCAACAGACGCACGTAGGAAACACTTTATACGCGCTGATTATCTGCCGCTGAGGCACGGCACCCGCGTTGGAGATATAATCGCCGGTGTTAGCAGCCAAAACTCCCAGGCCAAATCATTTATACTTCTAAATTCAGGCCATACATAGATTTCCTTTCTTCTACTTTGAAACAAGGTTGCGACCTTCCCCCCTTACTAGCCTAGGTGACGAGTAAATTTTTAAGAGCTGTGCAGTGTGCACACACCCGCTTCCACCCACTGCATGACCCGCGTCCTACTCACTGCGACAATACCTCACCTTAGTTAACTCGAAAGGAAAGCGAGCGGAGCTGATATTATCTCGACTGCTTGCTTGGCTATGGTACTCCCGTATATTGTACTATCTCTATGGGTAATAATAATAACATAACCCGCCTTCCTCCGCTCCGCTCCGCTACGCCCACCCCAACCCCCATCTTCAAGATAACATTCTTGGGATTATTTCATTACATAGGTGATCCAGCATGACTTCACCTTTCCCCCGTTGGGCTTCTTTATTTTGCTCGACGTAATCAGCTCCAACGCTCTGATAGGCTGCTCGTGGTAAACCGTAAGCAATGACCGCCCTTTCTTTGATCGTCGTTGTTTATTGGGACGGGGGCGTGGAGATCTTTCGGCGAGGTGTTGCGGGTGTTGAATGTTCAAAAGGAGTCTCGAAGATATCTGGTAGTCGGCAACTACCTGCCTAAGCATGGATGACGGTTTAACAGCAGGCCGTGCAATTTTCTTTAGTTTGCTCAAATGGTTATATGTAGCTTATTGCTTCCTGTGGCCATCATATGAGCACCCGAGTATTCTAGTGTTTCTGCAATAAGCGTGAAACTGGGCTGAGTTTTCTCTTTCGTTGTcggaaggaaaagaaaaaggaagcatTTGTAATTCGTGAAAATAGTTAGTGCAACATATTTGGTGCTTAAAAATGCCAGTGTGGTAGGATGACATGTATATTCCAGTAGCACAGGGAGTATCATGTAAAAGGATTAGCCTAGCCGTCCATGTCCATTGGTCTAAATTTAAAGCTCACACAGAAAGATAGTGatctactccctcggttccaaaatatttgtctttctaggcattttaaatggacacaacatatggatgtatgtagacatattttagagtgtagattcgctcattttgctccgtatgtagtcacttgttgaaatctctagaaagacaaatatttaggaacggagggagtactagtggaATGCATGCTTTTCATTGCCCATGCAATGGAACCTTGCCTTTGAATGTTCTCCCCATCCATGACGAGTTCACGACAGCGTTGGGTCCATTGTTTCAAGCCACGGGATCTACCTTTTGCAACGGGCACCAGCATTTACGAGAATGCGACAGGGAAAGTGCGTCCAAATAGGTGCCGCGCCTCGTGTTTGAGATCAGCATCATCTCTAAACATCATAGTGAGGATTGACAGGAAAGGCACTGTTACGTGCCTAGTTGTTCAAGTGGATCTTGTAATACTAATTCAGGAATTAAGAGCTGAAACATCAGACCACTATGTTCAACTGGAAAACTCCTAATTTCTTTTAGCCACAATGTGTACAAAATACTTGCTAGGTAAATACTCCCTCTTAAaacaaatataagacattttagagaCGAGAGAACAAAAAATTTATACAGCGTCACTGATAAGAACATCAGACTAGTCTATTTCCCAATTGCACACTGGTCGTCAATGAACGCTCAAGATCTCGTCAAAATTCATCATGGTTTCGCTATGTCCGTGATTGTTCCATATTTTAGATCGGAAGGCAGTGCCTCTGGTTGGATGGTGCATAACTTCCACCTCGACCATCGGCTGCAGAATTCAGCGCATGAAGCCACCAATAGAGTCCTCCGAATCTCCCCTGATCCTGCACTCGGCAATGAAACCTGCTCTCACCGGCCGgtggtctgacaacttgtagtcGCAGGTCCCATATTGGATCTGTTTCAGGCCCTTGCCGCGCCAAAGAATGCGATCACACCTGCACATGAAAATTTACACAACCAAGGTCACATTAATTTGTCCCTGAGAGAATCCCATCTCATGTACGGCGTTCTGAGTTAGGCATCAAGCTAGCTAACCATGCGGGAGCACGCTTCTTCTCCCCTCGCGCTGCTTCAAAGCACCAGTAGTACTGATCAGAGTTTGGCTGATACTTGTAGGTGGGGGAGAAGGTGACCGACCCTTCCTGAAAGCCCTCAAAAAGCCGCCCCGTTGAGAATTCAGACACTAGCTGCGATAGAACCAGGAGGAAAGGAAAAGCATAGTGGTATTCAGTATTTTTTTTCTGGTGGCATCGTTAAGGATGGCAGATCAGGTTAGCTTGGCAAACAATACCTGATCGTTCTCTAACAAGGTGGACCAGTTCTTAGCTTTCACCAGCAACCTTGTCTCAGGCTCTTCCAGTGATATCCTATAATTCAAGTCACCGAGCAAAACAACTTGGCTGCACATATGATAAAGGAAACACAATAAATGTCATGACCAAATCGGTGCTGCAAATCAAGACAAAATAAGCAACGCAGATAGTAACGTGTGTATAATACTGCATCATCTAGCATCTTGCTGGATTTGTAGTTCTCAGTTGAGATGCCCTTATGTCACATCAAACTAAGGACTAAAGAATGCAATCACTGGAATAATGTCAAAGCTAATCCAATGCATAGGGGTTAATATCCGTGGTTGTTTGATACTACAGCACAAATTTAAAGATGCCTTGGGATTACCTGTTGAAGAAATCTAAGAGGAACACCAAAAGCAAAAGACATACGAACACATGAGGTCAGTGAGCTGATGCTGTAAACTTACTCGTGATCGAGGATTTTCTTTGGCAGCTTTTTATTTCGACCACCATGGAATCTCGTCCTTGCAAGTATATCCGCTGCATCAAAGTTCCTCAGCAGCACATCCCCTTGTTTGCCACCTGAAGCCAGGTGACAACAAACAACACAAAAGCTTGTCTCATGCAGCAGAAATCGAACTGATACTGAACCCTGCAATCCACATATCAACATACATGGCCAACAGTCATGAGATTGTGCAGACAGATGATACACACTTCTTAATACTCATACATGAAGCAATGTGTACCTTGTTCCCTAGATAGCCCATGATACCTGAACCAACACATGACACATCCAGATGGTGAATGTATGACCTCAGATTGCTTCTCACCCAGACTGAGGTAAAGATGCCCACCATCTGCTTGCTCCTGATGCATATAAAGCACCCCTCTTGTGCAAAGCTTTCGATAGCACTACTATTTGTAGTTGTATGCTGCAACTGTGCTCCATCTCGTGTCTTCTTTTTGTTTAGTGCCTTCCCAATTAGTGAGTTCCACTTTGTAGAGATACACCTCTTGCTAGGACCAAGCACATTTACTGCATTCAGTGGCACTATTTCTTGGAACCTAAAACACCATCAGCACACAATATTATT
Above is a window of Triticum dicoccoides isolate Atlit2015 ecotype Zavitan chromosome 5B, WEW_v2.0, whole genome shotgun sequence DNA encoding:
- the LOC119309308 gene encoding type IV inositol polyphosphate 5-phosphatase 9-like, encoding MITCCMPLLDSKTISSLSIVGYHNMGENRKFGQIILPRMTTNKILHHQELHGDESISDVSGIVDETLGKSPLDRQDTLKYRVFASTWNIGGIAPTDDLDLEDWLDTRANSYDIYVLGFQEIVPLNAVNVLGPSKRCISTKWNSLIGKALNKKKTRDGAQLQHTTTNSSAIESFAQEGCFICIRSKQMVGIFTSVWVRSNLRSYIHHLDVSCVGSGIMGYLGNKGSVSVRFLLHETSFCVVCCHLASGGKQGDVLLRNFDAADILARTRFHGGRNKKLPKKILDHDQVVLLGDLNYRISLEEPETRLLVKAKNWSTLLENDQLVSEFSTGRLFEGFQEGSVTFSPTYKYQPNSDQYYWCFEAARGEKKRAPAWCDRILWRGKGLKQIQYGTCDYKLSDHRPVRAGFIAECRIRGDSEDSIGGFMR